A portion of the Bacilli bacterium genome contains these proteins:
- the trpC gene encoding indole-3-glycerol phosphate synthase TrpC: protein MFLDRIVATKQQEVERLKEHFSVAKAEREIAALPACRGFRRALVAEKNRPMGLIAEVKKASPSKGLIRADFDPAAIARAYAQAKADCLSVLTDEPYFQGANAYLQLVRKAVDLPILRKDFTIDMRQIYEARLLGADAVLLIVAILTDDQLREFLDIAHALGLDALVEVHDLPELERALSVGADLVGINNRDLRTFVTDLATTEQLIRHIPKDKAIISESGISGNADINRLLQFGVDAVLVGEHLMRQDDIELAVHELMDAKAAKGAE, encoded by the coding sequence ATGTTTCTTGACCGCATCGTTGCAACGAAACAGCAGGAAGTGGAACGGCTGAAAGAGCATTTTTCCGTGGCCAAAGCGGAACGGGAAATCGCCGCCCTGCCGGCCTGCCGGGGATTTCGCCGGGCGCTTGTCGCCGAAAAAAATCGCCCGATGGGCCTGATTGCCGAAGTGAAAAAAGCTTCGCCGTCGAAGGGTTTGATTCGCGCCGATTTCGACCCGGCGGCCATTGCCCGCGCGTATGCGCAAGCAAAAGCCGATTGCTTGTCCGTATTGACGGACGAACCATATTTTCAGGGGGCCAACGCATATTTGCAACTGGTTAGAAAAGCGGTCGATCTGCCGATTTTGCGCAAGGACTTCACGATCGACATGCGCCAAATTTACGAAGCCCGGTTGCTCGGAGCGGACGCGGTGCTGTTGATCGTGGCGATATTGACGGATGATCAGCTGCGGGAGTTTCTGGATATCGCCCATGCGCTTGGCCTTGACGCGCTCGTCGAGGTGCACGACCTGCCCGAATTGGAACGCGCGTTAAGCGTGGGAGCCGATTTGGTCGGCATAAACAACCGCGATTTGCGCACCTTCGTCACCGACCTGGCCACGACGGAGCAATTGATCCGGCATATTCCCAAAGATAAGGCGATCATAAGCGAAAGCGGCATTTCCGGTAACGCCGATATCAACCGGCTCCTGCAATTCGGCGTAGACGCCGTGCTGGTGGGCGAACATCTGATGCGGCAGGATGATATCGAACTGGCGGTGCATG